A single Leptolyngbya subtilissima AS-A7 DNA region contains:
- a CDS encoding AzlC family ABC transporter permease, producing the protein MAIASDLSSRSPRQEALAGARDIIPLVVGAIPFGIIFGTLAQGSGLSFGATLGMSAFVFAGSSQFIALGLLAAGSTLPLIVLTTVVVNLRHMLYAASLLPYVQRSSHRWKAVIGFFLTDEAFAIAIRRYVQPDPSPYKHWYYLGAAVTMYGNWILCTWLGLTVGQLIPNAAAWGLDFAMVATFIGMIVPYATTRPMVGAIAVAGLVAVLANGLPHKLGLMVAAIAGVTTGYWLETRLPRTKGIPN; encoded by the coding sequence TTGGCTATAGCGTCAGACTTGAGCAGCCGCTCTCCCCGCCAAGAGGCGCTGGCCGGGGCGCGAGACATTATTCCCCTGGTGGTGGGGGCGATTCCCTTTGGGATTATCTTTGGCACCCTGGCCCAGGGCAGCGGCCTATCGTTTGGGGCAACGCTCGGCATGTCGGCCTTCGTGTTTGCCGGGTCGTCGCAGTTTATTGCCCTGGGGCTGCTGGCGGCGGGCAGCACTCTGCCGTTGATCGTGCTCACCACGGTGGTCGTCAATCTGCGCCACATGCTCTACGCCGCTAGCCTGCTGCCCTACGTGCAGCGCTCTTCCCATCGGTGGAAAGCGGTGATTGGCTTCTTTTTGACGGATGAAGCCTTTGCGATCGCCATTCGCCGCTACGTGCAGCCCGACCCTAGCCCCTATAAGCACTGGTACTACCTAGGTGCAGCCGTCACGATGTACGGCAACTGGATTCTTTGCACCTGGCTGGGCCTAACAGTGGGCCAGCTAATCCCCAATGCAGCCGCTTGGGGGCTAGATTTTGCCATGGTAGCGACGTTCATCGGCATGATCGTCCCCTACGCGACCACGCGACCGATGGTAGGGGCGATTGCCGTCGCCGGGCTGGTAGCAGTGCTGGCGAACGGACTACCCCACAAACTGGGGCTGATGGTGGCGGCGATCGCAGGTGTCACCACCGGCTACTGGCTCGAAACCCGCCTTCCGAGGACAAAGGGTATACCCAATTGA
- a CDS encoding formamidase, translating to MSGLGGLNKSPNGVVLGMVQLQLPNVVTPDDLAAQTQRICEMVAKARRNMPTMDLVVFPEYSLHGLSMDTNPAIMCSLDGPEVAAFRQACIDNDIWGCFSIMEYNPEGNPYNSGLIIDNQGSIKLYYRKLHPWIPVEPWEPGNVGIPVCDGPNGSKLALIICHDGMFPEMARECAYKGAEIMIRTAGYTAPIRHSWQITNQANAFCNLMVTASVCMCGSDGSFDSMGEGMIVNFDGTPLVMGSHRPDEIITAEVRPDLVREARIHWGVENNIYQFGHRGYVAVKGGAQDCPYTYMKDMVKERYRLPWEDEVVHQDGTACGFPVPTRDYKGEELPPVLN from the coding sequence ATGAGTGGACTTGGTGGCCTAAATAAATCTCCTAACGGCGTGGTGCTGGGCATGGTGCAACTGCAACTGCCCAACGTCGTCACCCCCGACGATCTCGCCGCCCAGACCCAGCGCATTTGCGAGATGGTCGCCAAAGCCCGCCGCAACATGCCCACGATGGACCTGGTGGTGTTCCCCGAATATTCGCTCCACGGGCTGTCGATGGATACCAACCCGGCGATCATGTGCAGTCTGGATGGCCCCGAAGTCGCTGCCTTTCGCCAGGCCTGCATCGACAACGACATCTGGGGCTGCTTCTCGATTATGGAGTACAACCCCGAGGGCAACCCCTACAACAGCGGCTTGATTATCGACAACCAGGGCTCAATCAAGCTCTACTACCGCAAGCTCCACCCCTGGATCCCTGTAGAACCTTGGGAACCCGGAAACGTGGGCATTCCGGTCTGTGATGGCCCCAACGGCAGCAAATTGGCGCTGATCATCTGCCACGACGGTATGTTCCCCGAAATGGCCCGCGAGTGCGCCTACAAGGGAGCCGAGATCATGATTCGCACGGCGGGCTACACGGCCCCCATTCGCCACTCGTGGCAAATTACTAACCAGGCCAACGCCTTTTGCAACCTGATGGTGACGGCGTCGGTGTGCATGTGCGGCAGCGACGGCAGCTTCGACTCTATGGGCGAGGGCATGATCGTCAATTTCGACGGCACACCGCTGGTGATGGGCAGTCACCGTCCCGACGAAATCATTACCGCTGAGGTACGCCCCGACCTGGTGCGCGAAGCCCGCATTCACTGGGGAGTGGAGAACAACATCTACCAGTTTGGCCATCGCGGCTATGTAGCGGTCAAAGGCGGTGCCCAAGACTGCCCCTACACCTACATGAAGGACATGGTGAAAGAGCGCTACCGCTTGCCCTGGGAGGATGAGGTAGTTCATCAAGACGGCACCGCCTGCGGTTTTCCAGTACCCACCCGAGACTACAAGGGTGAAGAATTGCCGCCGGTTTTGAACTGA
- a CDS encoding heavy metal transport/detoxification protein — protein MALTFQVPTLSDQKSAQELKDLILTTEPEADIDINTQAKTVTISSQASEETFKQLITASGHKIASAS, from the coding sequence ATGGCATTGACGTTCCAAGTTCCGACGCTGAGCGATCAGAAATCGGCGCAAGAGCTAAAAGATTTGATTTTGACCACTGAACCTGAGGCCGATATTGACATTAATACTCAGGCAAAAACCGTCACCATTAGCTCTCAAGCCTCCGAAGAAACCTTCAAGCAGCTGATCACCGCATCTGGGCACAAAATAGCTTCTGCTAGCTAG
- a CDS encoding cytochrome P450, with product MVASTPAPLPPGSFGLPVVGETLNFLFDREFAKKRQARYGAIFKTRLLGRPTVVLMGAEANQFVLSTNMDSFSWREGWPGTFKQLLGESLFLQEGEEHRRNRKLLMPAFHGPALVGYVETMQSLTDRYAQRWEDLGQFTWFDELKQLTFDIASTLLLGSEPGSETAQLSKWFTELTNGLFAPPIRWGWTTFGRAVSARDKLLNHIEQVVKERQAHPTQDALGLLVQSEDEDGNRLSLEEIKAQALLMLFAGHETTTSMLTSLVMSLAQHPDVWEQARQEQARLMEAGEAVTLEQIRQMPYLDQIVKEVERLYPPVAGGFRGVVKDFEFNGYRVPKGWMALYRIDAAHHDRTIYTDPDRFDPDRFSSERAEHKRADFSLVGFGGGPRICLGLAFAQLEIKLVAAHLLRHYTWELVPNQNLEMMPIPTLRPRSGLKVVFKKRAIAPTQTAADQPGQR from the coding sequence ATGGTTGCTTCTACCCCTGCCCCGCTGCCCCCTGGGAGTTTTGGCCTGCCGGTTGTCGGCGAAACCCTTAACTTTTTGTTTGACCGCGAGTTTGCCAAAAAGCGTCAGGCCAGGTACGGAGCTATCTTCAAGACGCGCCTGCTGGGCCGACCTACCGTCGTGCTAATGGGGGCAGAGGCCAACCAGTTTGTGCTCTCCACCAATATGGACAGCTTTTCCTGGCGGGAGGGGTGGCCCGGCACATTCAAACAACTTTTGGGTGAGTCGCTGTTTTTGCAGGAGGGTGAAGAGCACCGCCGCAATCGCAAGCTGCTCATGCCCGCCTTCCACGGCCCTGCTCTAGTTGGATACGTAGAAACCATGCAGTCTCTCACCGATCGCTACGCCCAGCGATGGGAGGACCTGGGCCAGTTCACCTGGTTCGATGAGCTTAAGCAGCTCACCTTTGATATTGCTAGCACCTTACTGTTGGGTAGCGAACCCGGTAGCGAAACCGCCCAACTGTCGAAATGGTTTACTGAGTTAACCAACGGGTTGTTTGCTCCACCGATTCGCTGGGGTTGGACGACCTTTGGCAGAGCCGTTAGCGCACGGGATAAGTTGCTCAACCACATTGAGCAGGTGGTCAAAGAACGCCAGGCCCACCCCACCCAAGATGCGCTGGGCCTGCTAGTGCAGAGCGAAGACGAAGACGGCAATCGCCTCAGCCTAGAAGAAATTAAAGCCCAGGCCCTGCTAATGCTGTTTGCGGGCCACGAGACCACTACCTCGATGCTGACCTCGCTGGTGATGTCGCTGGCGCAGCATCCCGATGTGTGGGAGCAGGCGCGACAGGAGCAGGCGCGGCTGATGGAGGCAGGCGAAGCCGTCACCCTAGAGCAGATTCGGCAGATGCCCTACCTCGACCAGATCGTCAAAGAGGTGGAACGGCTGTACCCGCCCGTGGCCGGGGGCTTTCGGGGCGTGGTCAAAGACTTTGAGTTTAACGGCTATCGCGTGCCCAAGGGTTGGATGGCGCTCTATAGAATCGATGCTGCCCACCACGATCGCACCATCTACACCGACCCCGATCGCTTCGACCCCGATCGCTTTAGCTCTGAGCGGGCCGAGCACAAGCGTGCCGACTTTAGCTTGGTGGGCTTTGGCGGCGGCCCCCGCATCTGCCTAGGCTTGGCCTTTGCCCAGCTCGAAATTAAGCTGGTGGCGGCCCATCTGCTGCGCCATTACACCTGGGAGCTAGTGCCCAATCAGAAT
- a CDS encoding glycosyltransferase: protein MPTPKITLVALGSTGDCMPMLALAQGLLQAGYQPTVVTHEAFTDLVKSYGVEVAPLAGDYRAFFRSQEGQRFLRGEFLPWEQAPQFAKNLPRQLEQVLAAAQGSQVIIAGPLALWSYHVAEALNLPLIVAASLPIVETGLFPFLGFGDIPTSVNPVQSALNWASYRLVDVLGWVRDRSTLETFRERHQLPALPPLGPRYRAHHPKQLQQVPILHLYSEAVIPRPADWAQSSHSVHVTGYCFPQASQPYQPSPDLQNFLAQSQGESSTPTIALGFGSMAVADEQAMLQLLLEAVDRANVRAVLLAGWGLTQAGQLTDRVYAAPSIPHDWLFPQVSAVVHHSGSGTTAAGLRAGLPAITVPFFGDQPAWANRLTQLGVAPPPIPIQNLTAQNLAAAIKQVLSNPTMAAKARALGETIRAEDGVNCAVSIIQAYIDSVGW from the coding sequence ATGCCTACCCCAAAAATTACCCTGGTTGCGCTCGGATCTACGGGCGACTGTATGCCCATGCTCGCCCTGGCCCAGGGTCTTCTGCAAGCCGGATACCAACCTACCGTTGTCACCCACGAGGCCTTCACAGACCTGGTGAAATCCTACGGTGTAGAGGTTGCGCCCTTGGCAGGAGACTATCGGGCATTCTTTCGATCGCAGGAGGGACAGCGGTTTTTGAGGGGCGAGTTTCTGCCCTGGGAACAAGCGCCCCAGTTTGCCAAGAATTTGCCCAGACAGCTAGAGCAGGTTTTGGCGGCGGCCCAAGGCAGTCAGGTCATCATCGCGGGGCCACTGGCGCTGTGGAGCTATCACGTCGCCGAAGCGCTGAATCTGCCGCTGATTGTTGCGGCTAGTCTTCCCATCGTAGAGACCGGGCTGTTTCCGTTTCTTGGGTTTGGCGACATACCAACGAGCGTCAATCCAGTGCAGTCAGCGCTGAATTGGGCTAGCTATCGCCTGGTAGATGTGCTGGGCTGGGTACGCGATCGCTCTACCCTAGAAACCTTTCGGGAGAGACATCAGCTACCAGCGCTGCCGCCGCTTGGCCCTCGGTACCGCGCTCACCATCCCAAACAGTTGCAGCAGGTGCCAATTTTGCACCTCTACAGCGAAGCCGTCATTCCCCGCCCTGCCGACTGGGCTCAGTCATCCCATTCGGTGCATGTGACCGGCTACTGCTTTCCTCAAGCGTCTCAACCCTACCAGCCGTCCCCAGACTTGCAAAACTTTCTCGCCCAGTCTCAGGGAGAAAGTTCTACTCCGACGATTGCCCTTGGCTTTGGCAGTATGGCGGTTGCCGATGAGCAGGCGATGCTTCAGCTGTTGCTAGAAGCGGTAGATCGAGCCAACGTTAGGGCGGTGCTGCTGGCCGGCTGGGGGCTCACCCAAGCGGGGCAATTGACTGACCGGGTTTACGCCGCTCCATCCATTCCCCACGACTGGCTGTTTCCCCAGGTGTCGGCTGTGGTGCACCACAGCGGCTCAGGAACAACCGCGGCTGGGCTGCGGGCTGGTTTACCCGCTATAACGGTGCCTTTTTTTGGCGACCAGCCTGCTTGGGCAAACCGCCTCACTCAGCTTGGGGTTGCGCCGCCGCCCATCCCCATTCAAAATCTGACGGCGCAAAATCTGGCTGCTGCGATCAAGCAGGTATTGAGCAACCCAACCATGGCCGCAAAAGCCAGAGCCCTAGGAGAAACTATTCGCGCTGAGGATGGCGTCAACTGCGCTGTCAGCATTATTCAGGCTTACATAGATTCGGTGGGTTGGTGA
- a CDS encoding AzlD domain-containing protein has product MNDWLLVASMALVTFVIRYVLLAFSGRIQLSPTVVRALGYVPPVVLTAIVVPAVVLPDGETLWLGWQNARLVGAIACVVLALWRKNLLLTIAGGMAAFWGWQWLVG; this is encoded by the coding sequence ATGAATGACTGGCTTCTCGTCGCCTCCATGGCCCTGGTAACCTTCGTTATTCGCTATGTGCTGCTGGCCTTTAGCGGGCGCATTCAGCTGTCGCCGACCGTGGTGCGGGCGCTGGGCTACGTGCCCCCGGTGGTGCTGACGGCGATCGTCGTCCCCGCAGTGGTGCTGCCCGATGGTGAGACGCTGTGGCTGGGCTGGCAGAATGCACGACTGGTGGGGGCGATCGCCTGCGTCGTCCTCGCTCTTTGGCGCAAAAACCTGCTGCTCACCATCGCGGGCGGCATGGCCGCATTTTGGGGCTGGCAGTGGTTGGTGGGCTGA
- a CDS encoding NAD(P)/FAD-dependent oxidoreductase: MADAPQQICILGGGFGGLYTALRLSQLPWEGTPPTITLIDHRDRFLFLPLLYELVTDELQTWEVAPPYAELLAGTAVQFRQAEVTGIDLDQHRVSLSDGVTLTYDRLVLALGGNTPMHMAPGVAEYAHAFRTLEDAYHLKERLRLLEASNAEKIRVAVVGGGYSGVELACKVAEHLGERGRVRLIESTDTILRTSPEYNREVSQKVLSDLGVWIDLETTVDNVTADTISLTFREQTDILPVDLVLWTVGTQVNPVIADLPLKHNERQQVVVKPTLEAIDVPGVYALGDVADCRDAEAQQVPTTAQVALQQADFVGWNIWAELSDRPQLPFRYRHMGEMLTLGTSRATLTGLGIQLDGELAHVARRLAYLYRMPTFSHQVRVGLNWMTKPLRDALAAK, translated from the coding sequence ATGGCAGACGCTCCCCAGCAAATTTGTATCCTCGGCGGTGGCTTTGGCGGCCTCTACACCGCTCTGCGCCTCAGCCAGCTGCCGTGGGAGGGCACCCCACCGACGATTACTCTGATTGACCACCGCGATCGCTTCCTCTTCCTGCCGCTGCTCTATGAGCTAGTCACCGACGAGCTGCAAACCTGGGAAGTCGCTCCGCCCTACGCCGAGCTGCTGGCCGGCACTGCGGTGCAGTTTCGCCAGGCAGAAGTCACCGGCATCGACCTCGACCAGCACCGCGTCAGCCTCAGCGATGGGGTGACGCTCACCTACGATCGCCTGGTTCTAGCCCTGGGCGGCAACACCCCAATGCACATGGCTCCCGGTGTGGCCGAGTACGCCCATGCCTTCCGCACCCTGGAAGATGCCTACCATTTGAAGGAACGGCTGCGCCTGCTTGAAGCCTCCAACGCCGAGAAAATTCGCGTGGCGGTGGTGGGCGGCGGCTATAGCGGTGTCGAGCTAGCCTGCAAAGTAGCGGAACATTTGGGGGAACGAGGCCGGGTGCGCCTGATCGAAAGCACCGACACGATTCTCCGCACCTCGCCTGAATATAACCGCGAGGTGTCCCAAAAGGTGCTCTCTGACCTGGGAGTGTGGATCGATCTCGAAACCACCGTAGACAACGTCACCGCCGACACCATCAGCCTCACATTCCGCGAGCAAACCGACATTTTGCCGGTCGATCTGGTGCTGTGGACCGTGGGTACCCAGGTTAACCCCGTCATTGCCGACCTGCCCCTCAAGCACAACGAGCGCCAGCAGGTGGTGGTGAAGCCCACCCTGGAGGCGATCGATGTCCCCGGCGTCTATGCCCTGGGCGATGTGGCCGACTGCCGCGATGCCGAGGCTCAGCAGGTGCCCACCACGGCCCAGGTCGCTCTACAACAGGCCGACTTTGTTGGGTGGAATATCTGGGCCGAGCTCAGCGATCGCCCCCAGCTCCCCTTCCGCTATCGCCACATGGGCGAAATGCTCACCCTTGGCACCAGCCGTGCCACCCTCACCGGGTTGGGCATTCAGCTCGACGGCGAGCTGGCCCACGTGGCTCGCCGCCTGGCCTACCTCTACCGCATGCCAACGTTCTCCCACCAGGTGCGCGTCGGGCTGAACTGGATGACCAAACCCCTGCGGGATGCGCTGGCAGCAAAGTAG